A window of Clostridium sp. Marseille-P299 contains these coding sequences:
- the ilvC gene encoding ketol-acid reductoisomerase — translation MAKIYYQDDCNLSLLEGKTVAVIGYGSQGHAHALNMKESGVHVIIGLYQGSKSWAKAEAAGFEVYTAAEAAKKADIIMILINDEKQAKMYKESIEPNLEAGNALMFAHGFAIHFGQIIPPADVDVLMIAPKGPGHTVRSQYEEGQGVPCLIAVHQDATGKAHDLGLAYSLAIGGARAGVLETTFREETETDLFGEQAVLCGGVTQLMKCGFEVLVEAGYEPESAYFECIHEMKLIVDLINESGFAGMRYSISNTAEYGDYITGPKIITEDTKNAMRQVLKDIQEGVFARNWLLENQIGCTNFLAKRRIEADHQLEKVGEELRGLMSWTKKKKLIEN, via the coding sequence ATGGCAAAGATTTATTATCAAGATGATTGTAACCTATCCTTATTAGAAGGTAAAACAGTAGCTGTTATTGGATATGGTAGTCAAGGACATGCGCATGCACTTAACATGAAGGAATCAGGAGTTCATGTCATTATTGGTTTATACCAAGGAAGCAAGTCTTGGGCAAAAGCAGAAGCAGCAGGATTTGAAGTTTATACAGCAGCAGAAGCAGCGAAGAAAGCAGATATCATCATGATTTTAATCAATGATGAAAAACAAGCTAAAATGTATAAAGAATCCATCGAGCCAAATCTAGAGGCAGGAAACGCATTAATGTTTGCACATGGTTTTGCAATTCATTTTGGACAAATCATTCCTCCAGCAGATGTTGACGTATTAATGATTGCACCTAAGGGACCTGGACATACAGTTAGAAGTCAGTATGAAGAAGGTCAAGGTGTTCCTTGTCTTATCGCAGTACATCAAGATGCTACAGGAAAAGCACATGACCTTGGTCTTGCATATTCACTTGCAATTGGTGGAGCAAGAGCTGGTGTACTAGAAACAACATTTAGAGAAGAAACTGAAACTGACCTTTTCGGTGAGCAAGCAGTTCTTTGCGGTGGTGTTACACAACTTATGAAGTGTGGATTTGAAGTATTAGTTGAAGCTGGATATGAACCTGAAAGTGCATATTTTGAATGTATTCATGAAATGAAGTTAATCGTTGACTTAATCAATGAAAGTGGATTTGCAGGTATGAGATATTCTATCTCTAATACAGCAGAATACGGTGATTACATAACAGGACCTAAGATTATTACTGAAGATACTAAGAATGCAATGCGTCAAGTATTAAAGGATATTCAAGAAGGTGTATTTGCAAGAAATTGGCTTCTTGAAAATCAAATCGGATGTACTAATTTCCTTGCTAAGAGAAGAATTGAAGCAGATCATCAACTTGAAAAAGTTGGAGAAGAACTTCGTGGTTTAATGAGCTGGACTAAGAAAAAGAAATTAATTGAAAACTAA